Within the Aspergillus luchuensis IFO 4308 DNA, chromosome 5, nearly complete sequence genome, the region ATTTGTATCTACACTGTGTACAGTAATTGTTCTatgatttaatttattattattattacaaGTCTTTGTAGGGTACAAAATTGTCAGACAGAGTGGACCTGACATTTAACAACCCCTGAAACATTCTGAGATTTGTTAAGCTTTCTGGAATCCAACCAACTTTACCTGACATATAGAAAGGCTATTTAAAATCCTCTAGTAATAtctagtagtatagtagtatagtagtagaatACTCCCCAGATATGTATACGGCGGGAGCACGTCATTTGTAACCAGTTGACCCCCCTGGTTGACGCTGGTTCCCTTCGGTCGCTTCCCTGCAGATCCCCGTCTCGCGCGTCTTCGGCTCGTCTCCTTTCTTCAGGACATCTTTATCTACTATAAAGTAtaagttagtagtagtggctGTGACTAACTATCATGAAGACTTTTGAATAACCTAGCATTATCGCATTGCTTTGCCGAGTCATATCAGCTCCAGACGCCTAGCTCTCGAGCTTGTTCCCAAGAGTATCGTTCCAAGCAAGTCCGATTCCTCCGAAAGCGCTGCTGGCTGGTGTCCCCGGCGTCCAAAGCAAGCAACCAAATCCTCTCTCCCAGTGGCTTCCTAATCTCCGGTCGCGTGTGCTGGGTGAGTATTGTAGCGCGTCGGCACCAAACGCAAAGAACGGATAAGAGACAGCAAAAGTGCCAAAAAAGATAGAATAGAGACAGCAGCGCCAACCACAGCCGAGGCCGTCAGGTGGTCCCGACCCCAAAGTTCaggatcatcatccatcatcgcATCCGCAAAAGCAGCGCcagagcagagcagaagcagagcaaAAGCAGCCAAAAAGCACAACCTTCAtcagtccatccatccattgtgCTTTCCCTCGCACACCCCAACATCACCCgaaattattatcattattattatttttacccTTACCCCATCCATTCTCAGTTCAGTTCCCCCATTCTTTTCCATCCTTTCCAacctctttccccccctcctaaGTAgggcctcttcgtcatctttgACTTAGCTTCTTCGCAAGTCTTTTACAtcattcttccccttccctccgaCCAAACTTCCGAACTTTCAAACTTCCAAACAACAACCCGCCCCCCCTCTACCTCCACCCTTcccttcattcttcttcttcttcccttcttctattcctttttttaattttaaccctttgcctttgttccccactttccttccctttccgcccccgaaaaccaaaccaacctaaccttttccccccctccctcctccctcgtccAATCTGGACCCAAGCCGCGGTCCGTCTTATCATTCCGCCTTCTCGGGGCTCTCCTCGCGCCGGTGCACACTCGTTCCTGAGTTGTCCCGGAGTGACGAGACGCCACCTCGCCATTCTGCCGGACCATGGCGTTGGAGGTGCAACCACCCAGCGATCGCAAGCGGGTGAAAGTTTACGAACTCAAAGATAATGACTGGTTTGATCGCGGGACGGGTTTTTGTACAGGGCAGATCCTCGATGTGAGTACCGGTCGCCGCCCATGTGTCTGGCCGCAGCGCGATCTCCGTCGCCGCTCCTCGGGCGCAAACATTGCGGCTCTCAGGCGCGCGTGCCTCATTTCAGCTGGCTGGTTGCTAACACTCCCGTCTCTGTTTCCAGGATGAACCGCGGATATTCGTCGAGTCGGAGGATGAGCCTAATCGTGTGCTTCTGGAGACCAAAATCTCCAAGGATGACGGCTATCAGAAACAACAAGGTCCGCTGCCCCTTACGCCTTTTGCTGCATCGCACGCAGCGAGCGAGATCGCAGAATGCGAGCTGACATTTCCGCGACGTGATCTAGAAACGTTAATAGTATGGACCGAGCCAAATGGGACGGACATGGCGCTGAGTTTCCAGGAAGCGGAAGGGTGCGCCGTGATCTGGTAAGGCTTGCACATGCCATCCAGGAGCTTTGCGGCAATGAATTCAATCCGTCGCTGACGGCGATATAGGAATTTTGTGACTAGCGTACAGCAGCATCTATTGAACTTGGCACCAGGAGGTTCGTCTTTGCCTATTGCTCGCTTACATCGCTTTTCCCGTTGTCATTGCTGACCAATTTCACGTCTGGTGCTCCAGAAGATGCTCTGTCAGACGAGATAGAAAGCTACCAGTCGATCATGCTGCCTCCACCCGAACTCGGGAACCTGCCCGAGATTGATCATGTTATGAGGGCTGCTAGCATTACCCAGGCCGGACGTGATGCGCTATCGAAATTCGTCATCCGAGAAGAGTACATCCCTAAGCTTATCCCGTTGGTCACGATGGCCGAGGATCTCGAAAGTCTCTCCGATCTACATCGCCTGTGCAATATCATGAAGTCGCTCATCCTGCTCAacgacaacaccatcatcgaGACAGTAGTTACAGATCCTATCATCCTTGGCGTGGTGGGAGCATTGGAATGTGCGTATACTGGTATCCTCCGGACTGACCGTGTTGCTGACGGATTTCAGACGACCCCGAGTTTCCACACCACAAAGCGAACCACCGGCAATACCTCGCAGACAAGTCGCGCTACAAGGAAGTTGTCCCTATCAAGGATGCCTTAATTCGCCGCAAAATCAGCTACACTTGGCGCTTGCAGTATCTCAAGGATGTGGTCTTGGCTCGCATTCTCGATGACCCGACTTTCTCCGTTCTCAAttccttgatcttcttcaatcaGGTCGAGATCGTCAACCACATCCAGGCAAATGGACCCTTTTTGAAGGAATTATTTTCAGTCTTCGACCCAAGAAGCGCGGACACCAAACGCAAGGAGGACGCAGTCCAGTTTCTCCACCAATGCGCTGTCATCGCAAAGAATTTGCAGGCGCCGGCGCGTGCCAATCTCTTTGCGAACTTCATCAACCATGGCCTGTTTGCCGTCATTGCTTTCGCCATCAAACACCCCAAACCGGCTCTGCGTACGACTGGAATCGATATCCTAGTGGCACTCCTGGACCACGACCCCGTGATGATGCGTGGGTATATGCTGAAAGCCGTCAACGAGAAGAAGACTCCCCTGACCGACACGTTGATTGACTTGCTGCATACCGAGTCCGACCTGGGGGTCAAGAACCAACTCGCAGATGCCGTCAAAGTTCTACTGGATCCCCAAATTCCTTTGCAAGATACCATGGGCCGGGCGGGGCCTGAGAATTACAACAAACCGCGTCCGAATATCCTCTCTGATGCCTTTGTTCAGAACCATTTCGATGAATCCGCGAGGCGGCTATTCTGGCCGCTGAAACGACTCGAACATAATGACCACCGTATGTTTCTCTTGCAGAAAATTCATCCAGGGGTCTGACGTTGACTATAACCTTTTTAGTTCGAAACTTAAGCTTCCAGGATGTGGCGCTGTATTCCCATCTCGTTGATATCTTAACGTTTTTTGTCCGCCAACACCTATACCGGAGTCGGAATGTCATTCAAAACGAATCCCTTGCCCCTCGAATCGCTCAATTACTCACGGTACCCCACAAGCACCTCAAGCTGAGTAAGTTGTCCCTGTAACCAGATCATCAGCATGGGAAATGTTCTAATAGTGCCGTGTTCTCAGCTGCGTTGAGATTTTTCCGTGCTTTGACTAGTCTTCAAGACACTTTCTACCAGGCTCTGATGACCCATAACAACATCTTTGGGCTCATCCTCGACATTGTTTATGAGACTATGCCCCGTGATAACCTTCTAAACTCGGCTTGTCTCGAACTATTCGAAGCGATCCGATGCGAGAACATGAAACCGTTTGTTCTCCACGTAGTGGAGAAGTATGGCGAAAAAATTAGAAACATCACCTACGTGGACACATTCCAGAGCTTGATTCTACGCTACGAGCAAATGCAGGGCTACGGTGCTGAGCCGGAGTCGTCCCTCATGTCGCATGAGGAGGCGATGCCTTCCCGAAGGATGCAAGCCGGCGGCCAGCGTTGGCAAGGTGTCGGGGAGATGGATGCTGCCGAGGAGGAGTATTTCAACACctctgatgatgaagaggtaaGGCGCTTGGTCCGGCATGGTCCCCTTTCGGAATCAGCTAACCATGGATATCAGTGGCAGCAGGAGAGTAGGCAGACCGCATCAGATGCTGCCCGAATGCAGAATGGCGCCGCGTCGCCCATCGTCAAACCGCTCGTCGATTACccggatgatgacgatgaggacgatgcgATGGACACAAAACCAGAACCCAGCGATGGACAAGCGCCACAGAGCCAGGAACAACCGCAGCAAGATGGCCCGGAACACGATGCTGCTGCCGGCTCACCCGCAGACTCACCGTTCACTCCGGTATCGACGCCTCAAACGCCACCCGAACGGTTGTCGGAAAAGCGTCGgcgcgaggaggaagacgatgatgagctGATGAAGCTCACAGCTGGGCCTAAACGAAGAAGTTCAACCAGCGCCGGCCCCGGCACTGCCGGAATGGTGCGGAGGAAGCGAAGTGTGTCGATTGGCTCGCTCTCCGCCAACGACAAGGGGGCAGCGCTGGGGACCCTCAACAGCAGTGCACCACCGAAGAGAATCGCGATCAACCTTAGCTCGGCCACGATCAAGGCGTCTGACCCAGGCTCGACCGATTCTGGAGCTGACCATGCGAGCaacgagaaagaaaatcgAGATGACAACCACAGCGGTGATGGTGACTAATTGGAACCCACCACGTCTTTGTTTGATGCCTTGATGGCTCTTGTGACGAGCAAACCGTCTTTTCCATTTGCTGCAAGCATCGTTCGCGTTTCGTCAGAGTAACAGGATCTTTCCTTGCTTGTTTTTACGACAGCCTCCTAGATACCAGATGAAGTGatgtgtttttcttttcccctacCCTTGTGAGCCGGACGTATTTTAATGTACGATCGATCTCATTGTGCTGTTCCTTCTGCATCCTTGCTGTTTTCATCTTTCCTTTTAGATATCATGTATTACGGACTCAGCTCTGCGGCGAGATCTTTTCTGTTCCGATTATACCTTTGCCCATTCATCTGATGGGCACGATGTACATCTACTCGCATTCTCTGCcacctcttttctttttattgtACTGCTCGCTTGTCCCGGAGTTTCCGGTGCTGTTGCGGTTCTTCTCACGCATATGATGGGGCGCTTTCAGCCGTACATTCAAGGGCCACCAGGGTTCTCGTTTTACATGGACACTGTTATTTAGTGCGTGATAGTGATCAGTTGAGCTAGGCATTcgggatgattgatgatcgTGGAATGGCGCGAGCACACCGTTGTCTCCATCGTTTCGCCACATTTGTGGTTCAAGGAGCCCTGGATAGGAGCATAGTCTAGCTGGAGGACACTGAAATGCATTCTCGAGGAAGACCGACTTGCACATACTATGTTGCCTCAGTCTAATCTGACCCGATCTCTTCGATGCAAACAACCGACCTGCCCACTGTAGTTAGCTGAGCACTTGTAGGGTAGCGATACTGTCCGTGCGTCTGGATAGAACGAATGATCGGCATGCGGGTCCCGAATCCACCGGGTGTTTTAACCCGGGaaactctctttccttccacCCTGGATCGGCCAACTCAATATCTACTTACAACTATTCTCCCCTAATCGCAAGTAACTACAGAGTAGGCTACACCCCCGCATTGTGCAGACAGGCCATGGCCCCTTCAATGCAACCCCATGTCACCCCCGACAGCTTCTTCCACACAACCTCGCCGCCACGACCAACACTACCTACCAATCCACCCCCAGCCCCAATTctagtctattttatatCCGGAAACCCAGGTCTCatctcctactactaccccttcttcaccttcctatCCGACAAACTCCAATctctcagcagcagcagcagcaaacagAAGAAAGACCACCATCAATTCTACATCCACGGCCACAGCCTAGCAGGCTTCGAAGTCCAGCCTCAGTCTCCCCTTCCCACGCATTACCACAATGTGGAAGACCAGATCCAGTTCATCCAGCACAAGCTCGACTCCTTCGTGCaagccactactactacgcaATCATCTAGTACCGTTAGGCGGCCCCGCGTCATTATCATGGGCCATTCCGTGGGCACCTACATCGCCATGGAAGTGATCCGGCGCCATCGCGAACGCCAAACATCTGCCCACGCCAATACCACTTCTACTACTGACTTCGACATCATCTGCGGCGTGATGCTCTTCCCGACTGTCATGGATATTGCCAGTTCGCCCTCGGGGAAAAAGTTGACTGTACGTCTTCCAACTAACCCCCCGGAGACACAAACACTCTGAGTACTCTCCTCTCCTGAACAAATCAATACTTACCAACATGAATATATGATAGACTCTATTATCACTCATCCCCCACCTGGCACTAATCGTCTCCATTTTCGCCcgcttcctcaccaccctcctccccgacTTCGCTCTCCGTGCCCTAATCAAGCTATTCATGGCCGATCCGCCATCCCAGGCTGTCGATACTACCTGCGCTTTCTTGAAGAGTAAGAGAGGCGTGAGGCAGGCTTTGTAAGTTCCCATTCCccattataaaaaaaaaagccaatGATCAAAAGATCGCATATATTAACGTTTTGAATTGGAAAGACACATGGCCGCTGATGAGATGCGCACCATCACGACGGATAAATGGAGTGATGATGTCTGGGGGATAGCGTCCTCCTCCGGAGAAAATACAAACGACAAGGTGCATAATGATGATAACGGCTCAACTTCTCGGATGTTCTTCTACTTTGGACGGAATGATCACTGGGTTGCGGAGAAGACGAGGGAGGAGATTATCCAGGCTAAGGCtaagagtagtagtatggtgggagggaagggagggacgGGTCCGACTATGGTGGTTTGTGAGGATGGGTTGCCGCATGCGTTTTGTTTACGTgagtactatatactatttacCTATCGGTTCATCTTCTGCTGTTGGGGTTCGGGGTTGCTAATCTGGGTGAATGCGTGTGTATAGGTCATAGTGAAGTTACGGCGGGGAAGGTTGCGGGGATGGTTATGGATATTGTTGATGGGTGAGGTAGAGTTCCAAGGTCTATGTGATGGGGAAATGGTTGTAGATATTTAGAGGGTTTGTTGGATATGTATATTGTTATCATACTGTCAACTAAGCGAAGGATGAATTATGGGTATCTAACGTGTCTAACATCTGGAAGGCGAAACAAAAGACAACGGCAAGTAGCGTCGCGCTATTGACCCCCCTGATACGCTAGTCCAGCCCTCCGGAACAAATCCCCAAGAACATCCTGCTGCGGAGGATTCGGATTTGCGCCTACGCCAGGCATCGCCGCAGCCGGcgggtgctgctgctgctgctgctgctgccactcgTTCGGCGCAAACTGATGTGCACGGACACTCCACTCATCGTCCTGCGTCCGTTGTTGTCCAAAGAGATCCTTGAGCGAGATCTGCCGACCCATCGGTACACTTGACTGCACCTCTTCCAGCGGAGGCGCGGTCGCCGacgccacagcagcagcgacatGCAAACCGTTCTGCTGCGCGGCTTCAAATCGCTCGTGCGCGAGCTTCATACTCTGTCCGGCGTGGGTTGCGCATTCGCGAATCATTTGGGCGTTGATGGTGCGCGTCTCGGCGGTTGAGTTAGGCGGAGGCTCCGAGTAGATCCAGAGACCGTAGATGCGGACATTGGTGCCGTCGTTAACACCTGGCTTGGTAGATCCGTTGGCGCCATTGGTAccattgctgttgttggcTCCTACTCCTTCCACCTCTGGGCTGTAGTCCGATTTCAGGATGATGTAGTCTTCGGTGATTTCGACATTCTCGCCgtcagtgaggaggagatcgaagTTATTCAGACCTCGTCGGTTGAGCACAAAGACACTGTACCGCTCCTCGCCTAGGGGGCCTTGGGTGAGTTGGCAGACGAATAGGGAGCCTTCAATGCCGTTCTTTTCCCATTGTCGGGAGCTGGGGCTGAAGATGTAGACGACGGCGTATTgggcgagagagagaatgttggtgatggaggggttATGGCGGCGCAGGACGGAGAGGTTGAGCTCCTCGTTGGAgcggagcggaggaggcATAGACGGTTCTTGGGAATCTTGAAGTTGCTGGGTATCAGAGAGGTAGTTGTGAAAGTCGGAGTCGTAGTCGGAGGGTTGGGCAATGCCTTGGCTGGGATGACGACGGTGGttgtgattgttgttgtttggaCGGCGGGGCTTGCGGCCTGTCATTATGCAGGATGTCTAAACTctgggagaggaaaagaggagagaataGGGGAGAAATAGGAGTGAAActgagggagatggagagaagacggggaagaggggaagctGGAGCGATAGcaagctggaggaagagggagagagggaagatgcAGGATAACGTCGAAGCAACAGCTGGTGCTCTGTTCGGGAAGCGGTCGGGACCCCCGCGCGGTCTGGACTCGCCGTGCCAAACGACTGGAactgtcctcatcatcacctccatcaccacttcCTCTGCTACGATTCCCTCTCCTTATCATTCCAATTGACCGGTCGGCTCCTCTTGTACATGTCCGCGGCGGATCTGCGATCGGTTGCCCTGCGCTTAGCCTCATCAATCCCGGCGTCATAGTATCCTCCGTCGGGACCCTTGCGtgcatcatccacctccctccgTTACATCCGATCGGCTTCTGGGATAGCAGGACCTCTACTACCTACAGTACCTCCAACTCGTCCATTACAATAGTCCCAGCAAGGCAGATAATCAACTGCGCGAAAGAAACGCTCTCCTACCCTCTGCACCGTGTGACTGCCCCTCCAGGTGAATTCTTAGCCGCCGGTCCTCCTACCCCCATAAGTCTATACGCACTTagggatatatttatataacgtCGAGATAACTTTTCTGGATCTTCTCGGCGTGCTACAGTCAGCGACTTCCCCCAATATGGCTTCGGGCTCAGCGCAGCCCGCATCGCAGCCTTCGTCCTCGAGCGATTCCTCCAGTAGCAACGACCCCTCTCCCGATCCGTCGGTCGATCCCTCTTCGCTCCCGCAGGCTGTAAAGGCAAGGAAGGCTGAATATACCCATCAACAGACGATTCGTGTGAAAGTCGGCACCTGGAATGTCGCTGCCATTCCGGGCACCGAGAATGACATTGGGAAATGGTTCATACAGCGGGAAGGCGTATGCGAGCAAATATCCGGGCTTCGGGTCTCTGACTCGCAAGAGCAAGCTAGTGTGAGGAATAATGAGCCTGGAAATGGTGGAAGCCTAGCCGAGTTTGCGCCGGACAAGATCGGCCTTTACGTTCTGGGGTTACAGGAGATCGTGGATGTCTCGTCGCCTGCGGAGGCCTTGAGACCCTTTGTTGACCCAGCGCCGTCGAACCGGTGGAAAACAGCGGTCCAGAAAGCACTGCCAGAAGGCTATAAGCTTATTGCAGAGACTCAGCTGGTGGGCTTGCTTCAATTGGTATATGCAGCACCTTTCCTCGCCGATCAAGTGTCGTTCGTTAGCTGCACCAGTGTGGGCACGGGCCTGTTGGGATATATGGGCAACAAAGGTGCTGTTACAACTCGATTAATGTTGGGCGAAACGACATGCGTGGTTTTCGTGAACTGTCACTTGGCGGCTGGATCCGACAAGAATAGTTTGGAACGACGGAATTGGGATGCCTCACAAATTGTCGGTCGGACGAAGTTTGAGCCCATCGACCCAAATGTAGCGCTTCGAGAAGAACCCGTCGAGAGTATAGGGAAGGAGGACTTTGCATTTTGGTTTGGAGATCTCAACTATCGCCTGGAGGATATCCCAGGTGGTGACGTGCGACAAGTCCTAGCCCGGCATACAGCAAATGACTACGATGATAGACATCAATCCCAGACTGGACCCAAGGACAGCACTACGTCGCTGGAGGCCACGGATGAAGCGCAGAAGCAGGACACAGACAGCCCCCTCCCAGCTGTTTCCGACGAGGATGTGGATCCTCACACCGACCCAGCGTCTCTGCAAACCACCATATCGTCACTACTGCCCCATGACCAGCTTCGAATGCAGCAGGATAAGCGAAAAGCTTTCCATGATGGTTGGCGGGAGGGCCCAATCACTTTCCTACCCACGTATAAGTATGACGTGGGAAGTGTTGCTAGGTTTGACACAAGCGAGAAAAACCGAGGTCCCAGTTGGTGTGACCGAATACTGTATCGGACTCGCCAGGACAGAATGCGATACGAAAGACTGGCCAAAGAAGCTGCCGAGGCCAGAAAACGCGACGAAGAAATGAAAGCCCGGGGCTTGGATAAGGCAGCGGCGGACGATAGCGTGTTGTTTGATTATGACCCCGATGTCGACGGAGCGGACAGTGTGGAGGAATACGATCCAGATAAGGATTCCAACGGTGACGCCTCATTAGATCTGGACGACGATGCGGATAACTCGCTGCAGCTTGAGTACTATGTATCGCATCAAGGAATTCTCTCCTCTGATCATAAGCCCTTAGCCGCAGCATTCACGTTGACATACGATTCGGTGGATCCGCAATTGAAAGCTAAGGTACATCAGGAGGTGGTCCGGGAGCTGGATAAGGTGGAAAACGAGTCTCGGCCTGGACTCACTGTTGTGGTGGACCACCACGGCAGTCAACCTACAAGTGAAGACCCCAATGCCGTGAACTTTGGTGACGTCCCTTTCGATGTGCCTGTCACCCGTACACTGACGGTCGCAAACACCAGCGGCGTGCCAGCAACTTTCACCCTAGAAAAGCCGGAGCAAGATGTCTCCAACCACACGCCATCCTGGCTGGACTACCGTATCGACCAACCACAACACTCCGACTCGGAGTCCGGCTCAAACCAGAAACCGCCGTCTCACGAGTGTACCCTGCATCCCGGGGAGATTGCCAACATTGAGCTCACAGCATGCGTTCGAGATATCAAACTGACTCGTTTACTGAACAGCGGGAAACTGAGTCTAGAGGAAATCCTCGTCCTTCGGGTTGCGCAGGGCCGAGATCACTTCATCTCCGCTCACGGCAAATGGCTGCCCACCTGTTTTGGCCGCTCACTACAGGAGCTAACCGTCATGCCTGAATCAGGTGCACGCAGCCTGGTCCCAGCCAAGGCACCCCAAGACCAGAAAGACACCCCGGGCGTGCCTTTGTCGGCTCCTCGGGAACTGTTTCGTTTGACGGAGGCCATATCCGAGATATCAGAACGTGCCATTGCCGAGTGGAGCATGACCAGGAGtgaggcggaagaagatacACCACCATGGATGCGAGAGACCTCTGGGTTCGGATGGCCCTTTCAGCCCGAGTCCTGGACTCTCCGCGATCAAGACGAACGATCCCATCTATTATCCCGTGCTCGCGAAGCACTCGACACCAACAAGGATTTCAACTCCGTTTTTGCCCCAGAGGTAACTTCACTCCAACGTCTCGAAATCCTCAGCGAAACACTTCTCGCATTCCTCGGATCCCTGAAGGACGGTATTGTCACTGCCGC harbors:
- the PSY2 gene encoding SMEK family protein (BUSCO:EOG09262D0D;~COG:G;~EggNog:ENOG410PFTV;~InterPro:IPR016024,IPR006887,IPR011993;~PFAM:PF04802), translating into MALEVQPPSDRKRVKVYELKDNDWFDRGTGFCTGQILDDEPRIFVESEDEPNRVLLETKISKDDGYQKQQETLIVWTEPNGTDMALSFQEAEGCAVIWNFVTSVQQHLLNLAPGEDALSDEIESYQSIMLPPPELGNLPEIDHVMRAASITQAGRDALSKFVIREEYIPKLIPLVTMAEDLESLSDLHRLCNIMKSLILLNDNTIIETVVTDPIILGVVGALEYDPEFPHHKANHRQYLADKSRYKEVVPIKDALIRRKISYTWRLQYLKDVVLARILDDPTFSVLNSLIFFNQVEIVNHIQANGPFLKELFSVFDPRSADTKRKEDAVQFLHQCAVIAKNLQAPARANLFANFINHGLFAVIAFAIKHPKPALRTTGIDILVALLDHDPVMMRGYMLKAVNEKKTPLTDTLIDLLHTESDLGVKNQLADAVKVLLDPQIPLQDTMGRAGPENYNKPRPNILSDAFVQNHFDESARRLFWPLKRLEHNDHLRNLSFQDVALYSHLVDILTFFVRQHLYRSRNVIQNESLAPRIAQLLTVPHKHLKLTALRFFRALTSLQDTFYQALMTHNNIFGLILDIVYETMPRDNLLNSACLELFEAIRCENMKPFVLHVVEKYGEKIRNITYVDTFQSLILRYEQMQGYGAEPESSLMSHEEAMPSRRMQAGGQRWQGVGEMDAAEEEYFNTSDDEEWQQESRQTASDAARMQNGAASPIVKPLVDYPDDDDEDDAMDTKPEPSDGQAPQSQEQPQQDGPEHDAAAGSPADSPFTPVSTPQTPPERLSEKRRREEEDDDELMKLTAGPKRRSSTSAGPGTAGMVRRKRSVSIGSLSANDKGAALGTLNSSAPPKRIAINLSSATIKASDPGSTDSGADHASNEKENRDDNHSGDGD
- a CDS encoding bifunctional triacylglycerol lipase/ester hydrolase (COG:S;~EggNog:ENOG410PPWA;~InterPro:IPR019363,IPR029058;~PFAM:PF12697,PF10230;~TransMembrane:2 (o34-56i197-215o)) is translated as MAPSMQPHVTPDSFFHTTSPPRPTLPTNPPPAPILVYFISGNPGLISYYYPFFTFLSDKLQSLSSSSSKQKKDHHQFYIHGHSLAGFEVQPQSPLPTHYHNVEDQIQFIQHKLDSFVQATTTTQSSSTVRRPRVIIMGHSVGTYIAMEVIRRHRERQTSAHANTTSTTDFDIICGVMLFPTVMDIASSPSGKKLTTLLSLIPHLALIVSIFARFLTTLLPDFALRALIKLFMADPPSQAVDTTCAFLKSKRGVRQALHMAADEMRTITTDKWSDDVWGIASSSGENTNDKVHNDDNGSTSRMFFYFGRNDHWVAEKTREEIIQAKAKSSSMVGGKGGTGPTMVVCEDGLPHAFCLRHSEVTAGKVAGMVMDIVDG
- a CDS encoding Dcp1 family protein (COG:S;~EggNog:ENOG410PQW4;~InterPro:IPR010334,IPR011993;~PFAM:PF06058;~go_function: GO:0008047 - enzyme activator activity [Evidence IEA];~go_process: GO:0000290 - deadenylation-dependent decapping of nuclear-transcribed mRNA [Evidence IEA];~go_process: GO:0043085 - positive regulation of catalytic activity [Evidence IEA]); amino-acid sequence: MTGRKPRRPNNNNHNHRRHPSQGIAQPSDYDSDFHNYLSDTQQLQDSQEPSMPPPLRSNEELNLSVLRRHNPSITNILSLAQYAVVYIFSPSSRQWEKNGIEGSLFVCQLTQGPLGEERYSVFVLNRRGLNNFDLLLTDGENVEITEDYIILKSDYSPEVEGVGANNSNGTNGANGSTKPGVNDGTNVRIYGLWIYSEPPPNSTAETRTINAQMIRECATHAGQSMKLAHERFEAAQQNGLHVAAAVASATAPPLEEVQSSVPMGRQISLKDLFGQQRTQDDEWSVRAHQFAPNEWQQQQQQQHPPAAAMPGVGANPNPPQQDVLGDLFRRAGLAYQGGQ
- a CDS encoding phosphatase family protein (COG:U;~EggNog:ENOG410QDDJ;~InterPro:IPR013783,IPR000300,IPR036691;~go_process: GO:0046856 - phosphatidylinositol dephosphorylation [Evidence IEA]), coding for MASGSAQPASQPSSSSDSSSSNDPSPDPSVDPSSLPQAVKARKAEYTHQQTIRVKVGTWNVAAIPGTENDIGKWFIQREGVCEQISGLRVSDSQEQASVRNNEPGNGGSLAEFAPDKIGLYVLGLQEIVDVSSPAEALRPFVDPAPSNRWKTAVQKALPEGYKLIAETQLVGLLQLVYAAPFLADQVSFVSCTSVGTGLLGYMGNKGAVTTRLMLGETTCVVFVNCHLAAGSDKNSLERRNWDASQIVGRTKFEPIDPNVALREEPVESIGKEDFAFWFGDLNYRLEDIPGGDVRQVLARHTANDYDDRHQSQTGPKDSTTSLEATDEAQKQDTDSPLPAVSDEDVDPHTDPASLQTTISSLLPHDQLRMQQDKRKAFHDGWREGPITFLPTYKYDVGSVARFDTSEKNRGPSWCDRILYRTRQDRMRYERLAKEAAEARKRDEEMKARGLDKAAADDSVLFDYDPDVDGADSVEEYDPDKDSNGDASLDLDDDADNSLQLEYYVSHQGILSSDHKPLAAAFTLTYDSVDPQLKAKVHQEVVRELDKVENESRPGLTVVVDHHGSQPTSEDPNAVNFGDVPFDVPVTRTLTVANTSGVPATFTLEKPEQDVSNHTPSWLDYRIDQPQHSDSESGSNQKPPSHECTLHPGEIANIELTACVRDIKLTRLLNSGKLSLEEILVLRVAQGRDHFISAHGKWLPTCFGRSLQELTVMPESGARSLVPAKAPQDQKDTPGVPLSAPRELFRLTEAISEISERAIAEWSMTRSEAEEDTPPWMRETSGFGWPFQPESWTLRDQDERSHLLSRAREALDTNKDFNSVFAPEVTSLQRLEILSETLLAFLGSLKDGIVTAAVWQDLDQQLLTREKTKQPPLSWEDSQAWVLESLAFSPVHSVSFTFVTFMLARIANEVAPASSIPNNTNTNNNNNRGPTPNLLISSSGNEPQPNTTTQKNPPEDAPQPGPAPAAFIRRKTRTFTSSISSIATEQPSLNSTPSPMAIRRQAVETALASIFSSVLISSDVTVPAKEKDRRALEERKRGIVEPFLKTIGVDNKGPSGGGVS